A window from Esox lucius isolate fEsoLuc1 chromosome 16, fEsoLuc1.pri, whole genome shotgun sequence encodes these proteins:
- the fev gene encoding protein FEV isoform X1 codes for MRQNCGGNLMFNMYLSGSCFYPTENLLKESKGASWSPINTGVQKGSGQIQLWQFLLELLSDSANMSCIAWEGTNGEFKLIDPDEVARRWGERKSKPNMNYDKLSRALRYYYDKNIMTKVHGKRYAYKFDFHGLAQVCHPSTTEQALYKFQSNFAPIPFSGISKLNLVGPGVGPSGFSYWPGSTPTLYHSHNLQPPGTFGAVSASHISCVNNINNLNNINNHYN; via the exons ATGAGACAGAACTGCGGAGGAAACCTTATGTTTAACATGTATCTCTCAGGTTCGTGCTTTT ATCCAACAGAAAATCTGTTGAAAGAAAGCAAAGGTGCATCCTGGAGTCCCATTAATACAGGAGTACAAAAAG GTAGTGGGCAGATTCAGCTATGGCAGTTTCTTCTCGAACTGCTGTCAGACAGCGCCAACATGTCCTGTATCGCCTGGGAAGGGACAAATGGAGAATTCAAGCTTATTGACCCGGATGAGGTGGCCAGGCGATGGGGCGAGCGAAAAAGCAAGCCTAACATGAACTATGACAAACTGAGCCGTGCACTGCGTTACTATTACGACAAAAACATAATGACCAAAGTTCATGGGAAGCGATACGCATACAAGTTCGACTTTCACGGATTGGCTCAGGTGTGTCACCCATCAACAACAGAACAAGCTCTTTATAAATTTCAAAGTAATTTTGCCCCGATTCCCTTTTCCGGGATTTCCAAGCTTAACCTTGTTGGTCCAGGCGTCGGTCCGTCAGGATTCTCGTATTGGCCAGGGTCGACACCGACTCTTTACCACAGCCACAATCTCCAGCCCCCTGGAACATTTGGTGCTGTGTCAGCCTCACACATCAGTTGTgtcaacaacatcaacaacctgAATAATATCAATAACCACTACAATTGA
- the cryba2b gene encoding beta-crystallin A2b, with protein sequence MNTQQMEQMGQFKITVWEEENFQGKRCEFMLECQNIMERGFHKIRSIKVENGPWVGYEYPEFQGQQFILEKGDYPRYEAWSGNCSYRTEHMLSFRPIKCANHSDSKVTLYECEDFQGRKFEMCDDYPSLQAMGWCSKEVPSMKVNSGAWVAYQFPGYRGYQYILERDRRQGEYRCYNEYSTQAHTCQVQSIRRIQHH encoded by the exons ATGAACACTCAGCAGATGGAGCAGATGGGACAGTTCAAAATCACTGTCTGGGAGGAGGAGAACTTCCAGGGCAAGCGTTGTGAGTTCATGCTGGAGTGTCAGAACATCATGGAGAGGGGATTCCACAAAATCCGCTCTATCAAGGTTGAGAACGGACC CTGGGTAGGATACGAGTATCCTGAGTTCCAGGGCCAGCAGTTTATCCTTGAGAAGGGAGACTACCCACGTTACGAGGCTTGGAGTGGAAACTGCAGTTACAGAACGGAGCACATGCTTTCCTTCAGACCTATTAAGTGTGCT AACCACAGTGACAGCAAAGTGACTCTGTACGAGTGTGAAGACTTCCAGGGACGCAAGTTCGAGATGTGCGATGACTACCCCTCCCTACAGGCAATGGGCTGGTGCAGCAAGGAGGTTCCCTCAATGAAAGTCAACTCTGGAGC CTGGGTGGCCTATCAGTTCCCCGGTTACCGTGGCTACCAGTACATCCTGGAGAGGGACAGACGCCAGGGAGAGTACAGATGCTACAATGAGTACAGCACCCAGGCTCACACCTGCCAGGTCCAGTCTATCCGCAGAATCCAGCACCACTAA
- the fev gene encoding protein FEV isoform X2: MRQNCGGNLMFNMYLSDPTENLLKESKGASWSPINTGVQKGSGQIQLWQFLLELLSDSANMSCIAWEGTNGEFKLIDPDEVARRWGERKSKPNMNYDKLSRALRYYYDKNIMTKVHGKRYAYKFDFHGLAQVCHPSTTEQALYKFQSNFAPIPFSGISKLNLVGPGVGPSGFSYWPGSTPTLYHSHNLQPPGTFGAVSASHISCVNNINNLNNINNHYN; this comes from the exons ATGAGACAGAACTGCGGAGGAAACCTTATGTTTAACATGTATCTCTCAG ATCCAACAGAAAATCTGTTGAAAGAAAGCAAAGGTGCATCCTGGAGTCCCATTAATACAGGAGTACAAAAAG GTAGTGGGCAGATTCAGCTATGGCAGTTTCTTCTCGAACTGCTGTCAGACAGCGCCAACATGTCCTGTATCGCCTGGGAAGGGACAAATGGAGAATTCAAGCTTATTGACCCGGATGAGGTGGCCAGGCGATGGGGCGAGCGAAAAAGCAAGCCTAACATGAACTATGACAAACTGAGCCGTGCACTGCGTTACTATTACGACAAAAACATAATGACCAAAGTTCATGGGAAGCGATACGCATACAAGTTCGACTTTCACGGATTGGCTCAGGTGTGTCACCCATCAACAACAGAACAAGCTCTTTATAAATTTCAAAGTAATTTTGCCCCGATTCCCTTTTCCGGGATTTCCAAGCTTAACCTTGTTGGTCCAGGCGTCGGTCCGTCAGGATTCTCGTATTGGCCAGGGTCGACACCGACTCTTTACCACAGCCACAATCTCCAGCCCCCTGGAACATTTGGTGCTGTGTCAGCCTCACACATCAGTTGTgtcaacaacatcaacaacctgAATAATATCAATAACCACTACAATTGA